A region from the Agrobacterium cucumeris genome encodes:
- the chvE gene encoding sugar ABC transporter substrate-binding protein ChvE — MKSIISLMAACAIGAASFAAPAFAQDKGSVGIAMPTKSSARWIDDGNNIVKQLQEAGYTTDLQYADDDIPNQLSQIENMVTKGVKVLVIASIDGTTLSDVLKQAGEQGIKVIAYDRLIRNSGDVSYYATFDNFQVGVLQATSIVDKLGLKDGKGPFNIELFGGSPDDNNAFFFYDGAMSVLKPYIDSGKLVVKSGQMGMDKVGTLRWDPATAQARMDNLLSAYYTDAKVDAVLSPYDGLSIGIISSLKGVGYGSKDQPLPVVSGQDAEVPSVKSIIAGEQYSTIFKDTRELAKVTVDMVNAVLQGKEPEVNDTKTYENGVKVVPSYLLKPVAVTKENYKQVLVDGGYYKEDQLK; from the coding sequence ATGAAGTCCATTATTTCGCTGATGGCGGCTTGTGCCATCGGTGCTGCTTCCTTCGCAGCACCGGCTTTCGCGCAGGACAAGGGTTCCGTCGGCATTGCCATGCCGACCAAGTCTTCCGCTCGCTGGATCGATGACGGCAACAACATCGTCAAGCAGCTGCAGGAAGCCGGTTACACGACCGACCTGCAATATGCCGACGACGACATTCCGAACCAGCTGTCCCAGATCGAAAACATGGTCACCAAGGGCGTGAAAGTCCTCGTGATCGCCTCGATCGACGGCACCACGCTTTCGGACGTTCTGAAGCAGGCTGGCGAGCAGGGCATCAAGGTCATCGCTTATGACCGCCTTATCCGCAACAGCGGCGACGTCAGCTACTACGCAACGTTCGACAACTTCCAGGTTGGCGTTCTGCAGGCGACTTCGATCGTTGACAAGCTTGGCCTGAAGGACGGCAAGGGTCCCTTCAACATCGAGCTGTTCGGCGGTTCTCCTGACGATAACAACGCCTTCTTCTTCTATGACGGCGCAATGTCGGTTCTGAAGCCTTACATCGACAGCGGCAAGCTGGTCGTGAAGTCCGGCCAGATGGGCATGGACAAGGTCGGTACGCTGCGTTGGGATCCGGCAACGGCCCAGGCCCGTATGGATAACCTGCTGTCGGCTTATTACACCGACGCCAAGGTTGACGCCGTTCTGTCGCCTTACGACGGTCTGTCCATCGGCATCATCTCCTCGCTGAAGGGCGTTGGTTATGGTTCGAAGGACCAGCCGCTGCCGGTCGTTTCCGGTCAGGACGCTGAAGTCCCGTCGGTCAAGTCGATCATTGCAGGCGAACAGTATTCCACCATCTTCAAGGATACCCGCGAACTCGCGAAGGTTACCGTCGACATGGTGAATGCCGTTCTGCAGGGCAAGGAGCCTGAGGTAAACGACACCAAGACCTATGAAAATGGCGTCAAGGTCGTTCCGTCCTACCTGCTGAAGCCGGTTGCCGTTACCAAGGAGAACTACAAGCAGGTTCTCGTTGATGGCGGTTATTACAAAGAAGACCAGCTGAAATAA
- a CDS encoding LysR family transcriptional regulator has protein sequence MNNQKVYEQAQTTEALFVFEDNPLLRAGLKMSHLRMLVMIEEHGQVSAAAAAMNITQPAASRMLSEMEAIVKSPLCQRASRGVVLTKFGEALARRARTILLELREASRELNQMKSGSGGSVYIGAVTAPAISLVVPAIKRATDTYPGIEINVQVESSNVLARELLAARHDFIIGRIPDDFDPGLFSIHEIGIERACLVVGEGHPLLGGEPVTLNDLSAYDWVFQPPGALLRRTMEDVFLTHGVAMPRNIINTPSMLLTLALICNTNAIAPIAQDMAEFVAGQQAGIGRTRILPTDFELVVKPYSIITTKGRVLPPSARLLYDLVLDESRKLTWP, from the coding sequence ATGAACAACCAAAAAGTGTATGAGCAGGCGCAAACAACAGAGGCCCTTTTCGTCTTTGAAGACAACCCGCTTCTGCGCGCCGGATTAAAGATGAGCCATCTGCGCATGCTGGTCATGATCGAGGAACACGGGCAGGTCAGCGCCGCCGCAGCGGCCATGAACATAACACAGCCGGCGGCCTCGCGCATGCTTTCCGAAATGGAAGCCATCGTCAAAAGCCCGCTCTGTCAAAGGGCCTCGCGCGGCGTGGTGCTGACCAAATTCGGCGAGGCACTGGCCCGTCGGGCGCGCACCATATTGCTGGAGCTGCGCGAGGCGAGCCGCGAGCTTAACCAGATGAAATCCGGCAGCGGTGGCTCGGTCTATATCGGCGCCGTCACGGCACCCGCCATCAGCCTTGTGGTTCCCGCCATCAAGCGGGCGACGGACACCTATCCCGGCATCGAGATCAACGTGCAGGTGGAAAGCAGCAATGTGCTGGCCCGGGAGTTGCTGGCCGCGCGTCACGATTTCATCATCGGCCGCATTCCTGACGATTTCGACCCCGGCCTGTTTTCCATCCATGAAATCGGCATCGAGCGCGCCTGTCTGGTGGTCGGCGAAGGCCACCCCCTGCTTGGCGGCGAGCCGGTAACGTTGAACGATCTTTCCGCCTACGATTGGGTTTTCCAGCCGCCCGGCGCCCTGCTGCGCAGAACGATGGAGGACGTGTTCCTTACCCATGGCGTTGCCATGCCGCGCAATATCATCAACACGCCGTCCATGCTTCTGACGCTCGCGCTGATCTGCAACACCAATGCGATTGCGCCGATCGCGCAGGACATGGCCGAATTCGTGGCCGGCCAGCAGGCCGGCATCGGCCGCACCCGCATCCTGCCGACGGATTTCGAACTTGTGGTCAAGCCCTACAGCATCATCACCACCAAAGGCCGCGTTTTGCCGCCCAGCGCCCGGCTGCTTTACGATCTGGTACTGGATGAAAGCCGAAAGCTGACCTGGCCATGA
- a CDS encoding MarR family winged helix-turn-helix transcriptional regulator produces the protein MALRLAHSNGPRAEKAESDGVEPVHLTAIDYGLLTTAIGYHLRHSQLAVANGFSDVLAERGLRPADFSVLVIVGGNPGLKQSDVAEALGIQRANFVAIVDSMEDKGLLVRRRSEEDRRVHFLDMTEEGSRLLDSLSDSWRDREEKLIDRIGGKKARDQLLSLLGRLRD, from the coding sequence ATGGCTTTGCGATTGGCACATAGCAACGGGCCGCGGGCGGAAAAGGCCGAAAGCGACGGAGTGGAACCGGTGCATCTTACGGCAATTGACTATGGACTGTTGACGACGGCGATCGGCTATCATTTGCGGCACTCGCAACTTGCCGTGGCAAATGGGTTCTCCGATGTGCTGGCGGAACGGGGATTGCGACCGGCTGATTTTTCGGTTCTCGTCATTGTTGGTGGCAATCCGGGCCTGAAACAGAGCGATGTGGCGGAAGCGCTCGGCATCCAGCGCGCTAATTTCGTCGCGATCGTCGACAGCATGGAAGACAAGGGGCTGCTTGTCCGCCGCCGGTCGGAAGAGGACAGGCGTGTTCATTTTCTCGATATGACCGAGGAAGGCAGCCGCCTTCTCGACAGTCTTTCCGATTCATGGCGCGACCGTGAGGAAAAGCTGATCGACAGGATTGGCGGCAAGAAAGCCCGCGACCAGCTGCTGTCGCTGCTTGGACGTCTGCGGGACTAA